From the genome of Impatiens glandulifera chromosome 9, dImpGla2.1, whole genome shotgun sequence, one region includes:
- the LOC124914916 gene encoding uncharacterized protein LOC124914916 isoform X2, whose translation MAALSNSIVSSRDHRFQFLSVDKGLTSNNLVIIPASQRNTSSLKSRREFTVRASGDGGRPSSGGRIFVSGFVLGGVVVGALGCIFAPQISKALAETDRKDLMRKLPKFIYDEDKALERTRKILSEKIEQLNAAIDNVSTQLRAEDAPDGTAAVMSIDEVEASI comes from the exons ATGGCTGCTCTTTCGAATTCAATCGTCTCTTCCAGAGATCATCGATTTCAATTCTTATCTG TTGACAAAGGTCTTACCTCCAATAACTTGGTAATCATACCTGCATCCCAAAGAAACACTTCATCCTTGAAGTCCAGAAGGGAATTTACTGTCAGAGCAAG TGGGGATGGTGGAAGACCCAGCAGTGGCGGTAGAATCTTTGTCAGTGGTTTTGTATTGGGAGGGGTTGTAGTTGGAGCATTAGGCTGCATATTTGCACCTCAG ATCAGCAAGGCATTGGCAGAAACTGACAGGAAAGATCTCATGAGAAAGCTGCCAAAATTCATATATGATGAAGATAAAGCTTTGGAG AGGACACGCAAAATACTGAGTGAGAAGATCGAGCAGCTGAATGCTGCCATTGACAATGTCTCGACTCAGCTTCGTGCAGAAGATGCACCAGATGGAACCGCTGCTGTGATGAGTATTGATGAAGTTGAAGCCTCAATATGA
- the LOC124914916 gene encoding uncharacterized protein LOC124914916 isoform X1 produces the protein MAALSNSIVSSRDHRFQFLSGFSLKPVDKGLTSNNLVIIPASQRNTSSLKSRREFTVRASGDGGRPSSGGRIFVSGFVLGGVVVGALGCIFAPQISKALAETDRKDLMRKLPKFIYDEDKALERTRKILSEKIEQLNAAIDNVSTQLRAEDAPDGTAAVMSIDEVEASI, from the exons ATGGCTGCTCTTTCGAATTCAATCGTCTCTTCCAGAGATCATCGATTTCAATTCTTATCTG gTTTTTCTTTGAAACCGGTTGACAAAGGTCTTACCTCCAATAACTTGGTAATCATACCTGCATCCCAAAGAAACACTTCATCCTTGAAGTCCAGAAGGGAATTTACTGTCAGAGCAAG TGGGGATGGTGGAAGACCCAGCAGTGGCGGTAGAATCTTTGTCAGTGGTTTTGTATTGGGAGGGGTTGTAGTTGGAGCATTAGGCTGCATATTTGCACCTCAG ATCAGCAAGGCATTGGCAGAAACTGACAGGAAAGATCTCATGAGAAAGCTGCCAAAATTCATATATGATGAAGATAAAGCTTTGGAG AGGACACGCAAAATACTGAGTGAGAAGATCGAGCAGCTGAATGCTGCCATTGACAATGTCTCGACTCAGCTTCGTGCAGAAGATGCACCAGATGGAACCGCTGCTGTGATGAGTATTGATGAAGTTGAAGCCTCAATATGA